From Pontibacter actiniarum, a single genomic window includes:
- a CDS encoding YkvA family protein yields the protein MDNKRAEGKNVAQSAIFKKILEKAEAYLKHPSQVAKLVSDALKKATAKKGVGALAGEVWESLQLLSRMIKAASTGEYKGIPTPTVVGGIAVLIYFLMPIDVIPDVIPVIGLLDDASLLAWFMTSIKSELDRFKEWEASRPIRVAPQEAQQGNETHTSDTSFGTPKYSDRTAGDIQVDTKKDI from the coding sequence ATGGATAACAAAAGAGCAGAGGGCAAAAACGTTGCACAGAGCGCCATCTTCAAAAAGATACTGGAGAAAGCAGAGGCTTACCTGAAGCACCCTTCGCAGGTGGCAAAGCTGGTAAGCGATGCGCTGAAGAAGGCCACCGCTAAAAAAGGCGTGGGTGCCCTGGCCGGGGAAGTGTGGGAGAGCCTGCAGTTGCTGTCGCGCATGATAAAGGCAGCCAGCACCGGGGAGTACAAGGGTATTCCGACTCCTACGGTGGTAGGTGGCATAGCCGTGCTGATCTACTTTCTGATGCCGATTGACGTGATCCCGGACGTGATTCCGGTGATAGGCCTGCTGGACGACGCCAGCCTGCTTGCCTGGTTCATGACAAGTATAAAGTCTGAGCTGGACAGGTTTAAGGAGTGGGAAGCAAGCCGGCCTATAAGGGTGGCTCCGCAGGAGGCGCAGCAAGGCAACGAAACCCATACCTCCGATACCTCTTTTGGAACTCCGAAGTATAGCGACCGCACAGCCGGCGATA
- a CDS encoding C40 family peptidase: MKKSIILSVLAVLSLALSYFYEVTPARSAAAADAPPSFAITPYAINSPEDMVRALEMNEPLVDEEAHEQFEEYYVQKLGIKFKNPAYRDLVETASKWLGTPYRYGSSSRRGTDCSGFVSSIYREVYGIKLNRSSRSMFQNVARVRKDSVRTGDLVFFRRSAKGPIFHVGIYLKNNKFIHSATSGGVMVSSLSEPYYRNYYYAAGRIN, from the coding sequence ATGAAAAAATCAATCATACTAAGCGTGCTCGCGGTACTTTCGCTGGCGCTGTCATACTTCTACGAAGTTACGCCTGCCCGGTCTGCCGCGGCGGCAGATGCTCCGCCATCCTTCGCTATTACTCCTTACGCGATAAACTCCCCGGAGGACATGGTGCGTGCCCTGGAAATGAACGAGCCGCTCGTAGATGAGGAGGCGCATGAGCAGTTTGAAGAGTACTACGTGCAAAAGCTGGGGATAAAGTTTAAGAACCCCGCCTACCGCGACCTGGTCGAGACGGCCTCTAAATGGCTCGGAACACCCTACCGCTATGGCAGCAGCTCCCGCCGCGGCACCGATTGCTCCGGCTTCGTCTCCAGCATTTACCGCGAGGTGTACGGCATCAAGCTTAACCGCAGTTCCCGCTCCATGTTTCAGAACGTCGCGCGCGTCCGCAAAGACAGCGTCCGCACCGGTGATCTCGTTTTCTTCCGCCGCAGTGCCAAAGGCCCCATTTTTCATGTGGGCATCTACCTCAAAAACAACAAGTTTATCCACTCGGCCACCAGCGGCGGGGTTATGGTGAGCTCACTGTCGGAGCCGTACTACCGCAACTATTACTACGCCGCCGGGCGCATTAATTAG
- a CDS encoding class I SAM-dependent methyltransferase, which yields MTEFWESSFKDKKTMWGFEPADSAVAALNLFKEKGLHKILIPGFGYGRNAKIFTDAGFKVTGIEISETAIDMAQKHYGGDVKVYHGSVSAMPFDQEMYDGIFCYALIHLLNEDERIKLMNDCYNQLKPNGYMVFVAISKNDAAYGAGEEVSKDRFETKHGVQLFFYDSDSVEKEFGKYGLVEAREIDEPAKQVGNRPSQKFWFITCRKQEKQDR from the coding sequence ATGACAGAATTCTGGGAGTCAAGCTTTAAAGACAAAAAGACGATGTGGGGGTTTGAACCTGCAGACTCTGCCGTTGCAGCCCTAAACTTGTTTAAAGAAAAAGGGCTGCATAAAATTCTGATACCTGGGTTTGGTTACGGCAGAAATGCAAAGATCTTCACCGATGCAGGGTTCAAGGTAACTGGGATAGAGATTTCAGAAACCGCCATTGACATGGCACAAAAGCACTATGGAGGTGATGTAAAAGTATACCACGGCTCTGTTAGTGCTATGCCGTTTGACCAAGAAATGTACGACGGGATTTTCTGCTATGCTTTAATCCACCTGTTAAATGAAGATGAGCGGATTAAGCTGATGAACGACTGTTACAATCAGTTGAAACCCAATGGGTACATGGTTTTTGTGGCAATATCAAAAAATGATGCTGCTTATGGGGCCGGAGAAGAAGTCAGCAAGGATAGATTTGAGACCAAACACGGTGTTCAACTATTCTTCTATGATTCAGACTCTGTAGAAAAAGAGTTTGGCAAGTATGGCCTAGTTGAAGCTAGAGAGATAGATGAACCTGCCAAGCAGGTAGGAAACAGGCCATCACAGAAATTCTGGTTTATAACCTGCAGAAAGCAAGAAAAACAGGACCGTTGA
- a CDS encoding alpha/beta fold hydrolase produces MKHTFLLILFLSLLPGVLAAQAKPINEEKFVTIGGIEQWVTISGEDQAKPVVLFLHGGPGSTMSQYDDAIYGSWKKDFVLVYWDQRGAGRTFGRNAPDTVTEDYWMENPLTLEQMTADGIELAEYLTKHLGKRKVTLVGTSWGSVLGARMALARPDLFSAYIGHSQVVNFYEGFGHAYNKVSTMAQNADDQESLDKLKALGPPPYEDARKEGQLMRIIKKYERQNSTPAPASWWKLASAYDNEKDANDRYNGDDYSFLYSAGHKKMGIKSMMAGVNFMSDGLRYKIPVYFIQGEADILTPKDLTKAYFDKVKAPKKEFVLVPGAAHGHNQAVVDAQYKAVKQSLIAHCNALERYLQGVTMRHRTNLFTPN; encoded by the coding sequence ATGAAGCACACATTTTTACTGATTCTGTTTCTTTCTTTGCTTCCAGGCGTGTTAGCCGCACAGGCTAAACCAATCAACGAGGAAAAATTTGTCACAATCGGAGGTATAGAGCAGTGGGTGACCATCAGCGGGGAGGACCAGGCCAAACCCGTTGTCCTGTTTCTGCATGGCGGGCCCGGAAGCACCATGAGCCAGTACGACGACGCCATCTACGGTTCCTGGAAAAAAGACTTTGTGCTGGTGTACTGGGACCAGCGAGGCGCAGGCAGAACCTTTGGCCGGAACGCCCCCGATACGGTAACCGAGGATTACTGGATGGAGAACCCTCTGACCCTGGAGCAGATGACAGCCGACGGGATTGAGCTTGCCGAATACCTGACCAAGCACCTGGGCAAGCGGAAAGTAACGCTTGTAGGCACCTCCTGGGGCTCTGTGCTAGGCGCAAGAATGGCGCTTGCCCGCCCAGACCTTTTCTCTGCCTATATAGGCCACTCCCAGGTAGTGAACTTCTATGAAGGGTTTGGGCATGCCTACAATAAAGTATCTACAATGGCCCAGAACGCCGATGACCAGGAGTCATTAGATAAGCTGAAGGCCCTGGGGCCGCCACCTTATGAGGATGCCAGGAAAGAGGGCCAGCTGATGCGCATCATCAAAAAGTACGAAAGGCAGAATTCTACACCAGCCCCCGCCTCCTGGTGGAAGCTGGCAAGCGCTTATGACAATGAAAAGGACGCTAATGACAGGTATAACGGAGACGACTATTCTTTCCTTTACTCTGCCGGCCACAAAAAGATGGGAATAAAGTCAATGATGGCTGGCGTGAACTTCATGAGCGACGGCTTGCGCTACAAAATTCCGGTGTACTTCATTCAGGGCGAGGCAGACATTCTAACTCCTAAAGACCTCACCAAAGCGTATTTCGATAAAGTGAAAGCCCCAAAGAAAGAGTTTGTGCTGGTGCCGGGCGCTGCACACGGGCATAACCAAGCAGTGGTTGATGCGCAGTATAAAGCTGTGAAACAGTCCTTAATAGCGCATTGTAACGCCCTGGAGCGTTACCTCCAGGGCGTTACAATGCGCCACAGAACGAACCTATTCACCCCAAACTAA
- a CDS encoding alpha/beta hydrolase-fold protein → MRLLLSLLLLFPAFCFGQSSNHAEDEVSIGRRLTIHSSILEEDREVWVYVPQSAGAERYPVMYLLDGRDFFHSTTGMVNELGAVGRMPRMIVVGVMNKDRGADFTPTRSPFSRDGMVDPDFENSGRGYKFLSFLEKELIPFVESRYNTQPYRMYVGHSLGGLAVLHALVNHPNLFNSYVAMDPSVWWDNHLIVKQAQKAFSQNDYTHKSLYYAASNTMEKGMDTVRVISDTVYANGNVRNNFQFREILRKSKSLHWAWKFYPEENHSSVPLLSQYDALRFIFKKYELGKDLQDTTITAEYVKDHYRTVSSMMQYTVLPSEGTVNLLGYISMGNKQYGKAYGFFKMNIDNYPASPNVHDSMGDYYVERGNKKKAMEAYKKALTLQEVAETRKKLETLQAKK, encoded by the coding sequence ATGAGATTACTTCTAAGTCTCCTTTTACTTTTCCCTGCCTTCTGCTTCGGGCAATCTTCTAATCATGCTGAAGATGAGGTTTCTATCGGAAGGAGGTTAACTATCCATTCCTCCATTTTAGAGGAAGACCGGGAAGTGTGGGTTTATGTGCCCCAGTCTGCCGGAGCCGAGCGCTATCCGGTGATGTACCTGTTGGATGGCAGAGATTTTTTCCACTCCACGACGGGGATGGTGAATGAACTAGGTGCTGTTGGCAGGATGCCCAGGATGATTGTGGTGGGAGTCATGAACAAAGACAGAGGAGCTGATTTTACCCCTACCCGTTCCCCGTTTAGTCGGGACGGTATGGTAGACCCGGATTTTGAGAACTCAGGCCGAGGGTATAAATTCCTCTCCTTTCTGGAGAAGGAGCTTATACCTTTTGTTGAGTCCCGCTATAACACGCAGCCTTACCGCATGTATGTAGGGCATTCCCTTGGAGGGCTCGCAGTGCTACACGCGCTAGTTAACCACCCCAATCTGTTCAACTCCTACGTGGCCATGGACCCTAGCGTCTGGTGGGATAACCATCTCATCGTAAAGCAGGCGCAGAAAGCCTTCTCCCAAAATGACTACACCCACAAAAGCCTTTACTACGCAGCGTCCAACACCATGGAGAAAGGCATGGACACGGTCAGGGTTATCAGCGACACAGTGTACGCCAACGGCAACGTGCGCAACAACTTTCAGTTCAGGGAGATACTCCGTAAAAGCAAAAGCCTGCACTGGGCCTGGAAATTTTATCCAGAGGAAAACCACTCCTCCGTGCCGCTTCTCTCTCAGTACGATGCTCTGCGTTTCATTTTCAAGAAGTATGAGTTAGGCAAAGATTTGCAGGATACCACCATCACGGCGGAGTATGTAAAAGACCATTACCGCACCGTGTCTTCCATGATGCAGTATACCGTGCTGCCTTCGGAAGGCACAGTAAACCTACTGGGGTATATTTCCATGGGCAATAAACAGTATGGAAAAGCGTACGGCTTTTTCAAGATGAACATTGATAATTACCCTGCCAGCCCCAATGTACATGATTCGATGGGAGACTACTATGTAGAGAGAGGCAACAAAAAGAAGGCCATGGAAGCATATAAAAAAGCATTGACGTTGCAGGAAGTAGCTGAGACCAGAAAGAAGTTGGAAACGCTACAGGCAAAAAAGTAA
- a CDS encoding thioredoxin family protein, producing MKNAKLPFVYAACLLLVGLLLSAAPAPDNGYNVGDTARDFKLKNIDGKMVSMADYKDAKGFIVTFTCNSCPFAVAYEDRLIALHNKYAPQGYPVIAINPNDARVSPGDSFDKMQERAREKNFPFPYVYDETQEVTEAYGATRTPHLYVVQKQPDGSLKVAYIGTIDDNYKDAAQVQKKYAEEALNELVSGKPVSRPNTKAIGCTIKWREA from the coding sequence ATGAAAAACGCAAAATTGCCTTTCGTGTACGCGGCCTGCCTGCTATTGGTGGGCCTGCTGCTCTCCGCTGCGCCTGCCCCCGACAACGGCTACAACGTAGGCGACACCGCCCGCGATTTTAAGCTCAAGAACATAGACGGTAAAATGGTCTCGATGGCGGACTATAAGGATGCGAAGGGCTTTATCGTAACCTTTACCTGCAATTCCTGCCCTTTCGCCGTGGCTTACGAAGACCGCCTGATAGCCCTGCACAATAAGTACGCCCCTCAAGGGTACCCGGTCATCGCAATTAATCCAAACGATGCCCGGGTGTCGCCGGGAGACTCCTTTGATAAGATGCAGGAGCGCGCCAGGGAGAAGAACTTCCCGTTCCCGTATGTGTACGACGAGACGCAGGAAGTTACCGAAGCCTATGGAGCCACCCGTACTCCGCACCTGTACGTGGTGCAGAAGCAGCCGGACGGCAGCCTGAAAGTAGCTTACATCGGCACCATAGACGATAATTATAAAGACGCCGCGCAGGTACAGAAGAAGTATGCCGAAGAAGCGTTAAACGAGTTGGTGAGCGGCAAGCCGGTAAGCCGCCCAAATACCAAGGCTATCGGCTGCACGATTAAATGGAGAGAGGCGTAA
- a CDS encoding TlpA disulfide reductase family protein — translation MITQIRNILLAVLALLCVTAATASAQEVEVIKFKDLKELRERPGDTLYVVNFWATWCKPCIKELPYFEAANQQYKNKPVKVVLVSMDAVEDLDSRVKAFVQRRGLKSTVVLLDEVDGNTWIDKIEPKWSGAIPATMVFNNKQGKYAFREAAITQEELNALIEEML, via the coding sequence ATGATCACACAAATACGTAACATTTTGCTGGCCGTGCTGGCCCTTTTATGTGTAACCGCAGCCACAGCCTCGGCACAGGAGGTGGAGGTAATAAAGTTTAAAGACCTGAAGGAGCTGCGCGAGCGGCCCGGCGATACGCTGTACGTGGTAAACTTCTGGGCCACCTGGTGCAAGCCCTGCATTAAAGAGCTGCCATACTTTGAGGCCGCTAACCAGCAGTACAAAAACAAGCCTGTAAAAGTGGTGCTCGTTAGTATGGATGCCGTGGAAGACCTGGACAGCCGCGTGAAGGCCTTTGTGCAGCGGCGTGGGCTAAAGTCTACGGTTGTGCTGCTGGACGAGGTGGACGGCAACACCTGGATAGACAAAATTGAGCCGAAGTGGTCTGGGGCCATACCTGCCACCATGGTATTTAACAACAAGCAGGGGAAATATGCGTTTCGGGAGGCCGCCATCACACAGGAGGAGCTGAATGCCCTTATCGAGGAAATGCTGTAA
- a CDS encoding PepSY-associated TM helix domain-containing protein — translation MRKFFNDVHLWLGIASGLVLFVVCLSGTVYTFRTEIEEALEPDKYEVAVPANAKPFSPDALVFKVEKELKGKVVSLEIPQDKALAYRVGVAKKPEGGGERAGKGPEAAAAQKSEAKGGKEGKKEGKGGHGPGGGGRPTTYMVNPYTGAVLGTTEGPASEFFLKVMQLHRWLLIEGGTGKMIVGVSTIIFTILVLTGLVLWWPKKIKNWKQGFKVKTDANWKRINHDLHNTLGFYAFILLLIMSLTGLCWSFEWYRDGLSSIMGDEVFKGRREKPLSAEATGEASSLQLADYLAKANAILPYEGNTRISIPSDDTTAVVVTKSEAGFFALSASDKVQLNQHNGEALQVEVFADKPLNEQIVALIRPLHLGDVYGTFSKILYFISCLIATSLPVTGTLIWINKLRKKKPGKRVPRNAATQVAG, via the coding sequence TTGAGAAAGTTTTTCAATGATGTGCACCTTTGGCTGGGCATTGCCAGCGGCCTGGTGCTGTTTGTAGTTTGCCTTAGCGGCACGGTCTATACTTTCCGGACAGAGATAGAGGAAGCGCTGGAGCCGGACAAGTATGAGGTGGCTGTTCCGGCCAATGCAAAGCCGTTCTCTCCGGATGCGCTGGTCTTTAAGGTAGAGAAGGAGCTGAAGGGAAAGGTGGTTTCACTGGAGATACCGCAGGATAAAGCCCTGGCCTACCGTGTAGGCGTGGCCAAGAAGCCGGAAGGCGGCGGCGAGCGGGCAGGCAAAGGCCCAGAGGCTGCTGCTGCCCAGAAGTCAGAGGCTAAAGGCGGCAAAGAGGGCAAGAAGGAAGGAAAGGGAGGCCATGGCCCGGGCGGCGGCGGACGACCGACTACCTACATGGTGAACCCTTACACGGGAGCCGTGCTGGGCACCACGGAGGGCCCGGCATCGGAGTTCTTCCTGAAGGTGATGCAGCTGCACCGCTGGCTGCTGATCGAGGGCGGCACCGGCAAAATGATCGTGGGCGTGTCCACCATCATCTTTACCATACTGGTGCTGACCGGCCTGGTGCTGTGGTGGCCAAAGAAAATAAAGAACTGGAAGCAGGGCTTTAAAGTGAAAACCGACGCCAACTGGAAGCGCATCAACCACGACCTGCACAACACGCTCGGCTTTTATGCCTTTATTCTGCTGCTGATTATGTCGCTCACCGGCCTTTGCTGGTCCTTTGAGTGGTACCGCGACGGCCTGAGCAGCATTATGGGGGACGAGGTGTTTAAAGGGCGCCGTGAGAAGCCCCTGAGCGCAGAGGCTACCGGCGAGGCTTCCAGCCTGCAGCTGGCCGACTACCTGGCCAAAGCCAACGCTATACTGCCCTACGAAGGCAACACCCGGATCTCCATTCCCTCAGACGACACCACTGCCGTAGTTGTTACCAAGAGCGAGGCGGGCTTCTTTGCCCTTTCAGCCTCTGACAAAGTACAGCTGAACCAGCACAATGGCGAGGCCCTGCAGGTAGAGGTCTTTGCGGACAAGCCGCTGAACGAGCAGATCGTGGCCCTTATCAGGCCGCTGCACCTGGGCGATGTGTATGGTACTTTCTCTAAGATCCTGTACTTTATCTCCTGCCTTATTGCCACCAGCCTGCCGGTAACCGGCACCCTGATCTGGATTAACAAGCTCCGGAAGAAAAAGCCGGGCAAGAGAGTGCCCCGCAATGCCGCGACACAGGTTGCAGGCTAA
- a CDS encoding TonB-dependent receptor, giving the protein MLLTQLAWAQHRGSSIRGQVLQGNGQPLAAASIVVENTPFGTVTDENGFFKILHMPEGNYQVRAMMIGFNSVTEKVQLGKGETKSVSFSLAAKANQVSEIEVFGVRDKQPEKLDAITRLPLKPSEQIQSISVISEKLIEQQGALTVIEGVRNVPGVYTYATYGGVRESISSRGFRGIPTLKNGVRVMTDFRGIGFSTDMQGVESVQVLKGASAITMGASTDLGGPGGIVNIVTKTPKFENSGVVSLRAGSWGLIRPTFDVQRVVDKDNKLAVRLNGAYENGGKFRDHMDNESFYINPSLEWRPNAKSTLTLEMDYFKEEQAIDAGTVNLSVGNKKNEIYDLPADRFLGFESDKTDITHTTYAARYKYNLNSSLYLRAAFFNSNYNADGIRTSLSALKGKNVNQEQVNIYSRSIAHNQAREDNSTVMQVDLVGQKIKTGGINHTFQIGTDYRYIDLYTPAYNAIGIDTIDVLNPETITNTLPAGVGAFTRTGGTQSYDHSFGVTLQDVIQLTDWARVYGGVRYSTNKSKSAGEASATSEFWNPLAGVMFTVKDGLNIFGSYTNSTNPRSAAVVDVNGDALGAERIDQFEAGIKSEWLNDRLRFNLTFYKINNKDMNLKAFTVDDLGNVLETGYYIKGGNDERKGIEVELTGRVLENLEVVAGYAYIDAQYKEHTTFVTGSAPNNTPKHTFNAYANYTLQTGVLRGLNLGAGAYYLGERPYNDWTLPGVQYHNIDPNTAPWDNKAYTIVNAQIGYEFQQHWGVRALFNNIFDEVGYDAYRSNFIDRIQPRNFSGVVTYRF; this is encoded by the coding sequence ATGCTCTTAACGCAGCTGGCGTGGGCGCAGCACCGTGGTTCATCCATCAGAGGGCAGGTGCTACAGGGGAACGGCCAGCCATTGGCTGCTGCCAGCATTGTGGTTGAGAACACCCCGTTCGGCACTGTGACCGATGAAAACGGATTCTTTAAGATTTTGCACATGCCGGAAGGCAACTACCAGGTTAGGGCCATGATGATCGGCTTTAACAGCGTGACAGAGAAAGTGCAGCTGGGCAAGGGCGAAACAAAGAGCGTTAGCTTTAGCCTTGCCGCCAAAGCCAACCAGGTTTCAGAGATCGAGGTTTTCGGTGTGAGGGACAAGCAGCCGGAGAAGCTGGACGCCATTACGCGTTTGCCGCTGAAGCCGAGTGAGCAGATCCAGAGTATCTCTGTGATCTCCGAGAAACTGATTGAGCAGCAGGGCGCGCTTACTGTTATTGAAGGCGTGCGCAACGTGCCGGGCGTGTATACTTACGCCACTTACGGCGGCGTGCGTGAGAGTATCTCTTCCCGCGGCTTCCGTGGCATACCAACGCTCAAAAACGGCGTGCGCGTTATGACCGACTTCCGCGGCATCGGCTTCTCTACCGATATGCAGGGAGTGGAGAGCGTGCAGGTGCTCAAGGGTGCCAGCGCTATTACGATGGGAGCCTCTACCGACCTGGGTGGCCCGGGTGGTATTGTAAACATCGTTACCAAAACGCCTAAGTTCGAAAACTCCGGGGTTGTGTCGCTGCGTGCGGGCAGCTGGGGCCTGATTCGCCCTACCTTTGATGTGCAGCGCGTGGTAGACAAAGACAACAAGCTGGCCGTGCGCCTGAACGGCGCCTACGAAAACGGCGGCAAGTTCCGTGACCACATGGACAATGAGTCTTTCTACATCAACCCTTCCCTGGAGTGGCGCCCTAACGCCAAGAGCACCCTGACGCTGGAGATGGATTACTTTAAGGAGGAGCAGGCAATTGATGCCGGTACCGTGAACCTGTCGGTTGGCAACAAAAAGAACGAGATCTACGACCTGCCGGCAGATCGCTTCCTGGGCTTTGAGTCAGACAAGACCGATATTACGCACACGACTTACGCCGCCCGCTACAAGTATAACCTGAACAGCAGCCTATACTTGCGCGCCGCCTTCTTCAACTCTAACTATAACGCCGACGGTATCAGAACGAGCCTGTCGGCCCTGAAAGGAAAGAATGTGAACCAGGAGCAGGTTAACATTTACTCACGCTCTATTGCGCACAACCAGGCCCGCGAAGACAACAGCACAGTGATGCAGGTGGACCTGGTAGGCCAGAAGATCAAGACAGGCGGTATCAACCATACCTTCCAGATCGGCACCGACTACCGCTACATCGACCTGTACACTCCTGCCTACAATGCCATCGGTATCGACACGATTGACGTGCTGAACCCGGAGACGATCACCAACACCCTGCCTGCAGGCGTGGGAGCCTTCACAAGAACAGGCGGCACCCAGTCTTATGACCACAGCTTCGGGGTTACGCTTCAGGATGTGATCCAGCTGACAGACTGGGCCAGAGTATACGGTGGCGTGCGCTACAGCACCAACAAGTCTAAGTCGGCGGGGGAGGCCAGTGCCACTTCCGAGTTCTGGAACCCGCTGGCCGGTGTGATGTTCACTGTGAAGGACGGTCTGAACATCTTCGGATCCTACACTAACAGCACCAACCCGCGCTCTGCCGCTGTGGTAGACGTAAACGGTGACGCACTGGGTGCCGAGCGCATCGACCAGTTTGAGGCCGGTATCAAGTCTGAGTGGCTGAACGACCGCCTGCGCTTCAACCTGACCTTCTACAAGATCAACAACAAAGACATGAACCTGAAGGCCTTTACGGTGGACGACCTGGGCAACGTGCTGGAAACAGGTTATTACATTAAAGGCGGTAACGACGAGCGCAAGGGTATAGAGGTAGAGCTGACGGGCCGCGTGCTGGAGAACCTGGAGGTGGTAGCCGGCTATGCTTACATCGATGCGCAGTACAAAGAGCACACTACATTTGTGACTGGCTCCGCACCGAACAACACACCAAAGCATACCTTTAACGCCTATGCCAACTATACGCTGCAAACCGGCGTGCTGCGTGGCCTGAACCTGGGTGCAGGTGCCTACTACCTGGGCGAGCGCCCTTACAACGACTGGACGCTGCCAGGAGTGCAGTACCACAACATCGACCCGAACACTGCACCGTGGGACAACAAAGCCTACACCATCGTGAATGCGCAGATAGGGTACGAGTTCCAGCAGCACTGGGGCGTGAGAGCGCTGTTTAACAATATCTTTGATGAGGTTGGCTACGATGCGTACCGATCTAACTTTATCGATAGAATTCAGCCACGAAACTTTTCAGGTGTAGTTACTTACAGATTTTAA
- a CDS encoding type 1 glutamine amidotransferase domain-containing protein: MANKLEGKKIAVLVEEGFEQVELTKPMQALKDAGAEAHIISPNKNNEIKAWNHTDWGDKFKVDKKLSEVKAEDYNGLLLPGGVMNPDHLRANKDAVSFVNKFMESGKPVAAICHGPWTLIETGKVKGKKMTSYHTLQTDLKNAGAEWVDQEVVVDQGLVTSRNPDDIPAFNKKMVEEFAEGKHDR, encoded by the coding sequence ATGGCTAATAAATTAGAAGGAAAGAAAATAGCAGTACTAGTAGAGGAGGGATTTGAGCAGGTAGAACTAACAAAGCCGATGCAGGCGCTGAAAGACGCGGGAGCCGAGGCACACATCATCTCTCCGAATAAGAACAACGAAATAAAGGCGTGGAACCACACCGACTGGGGCGACAAGTTTAAAGTAGACAAAAAACTCAGCGAAGTAAAGGCCGAGGACTACAACGGCCTGCTGCTGCCGGGCGGCGTAATGAACCCGGACCACCTGCGCGCCAACAAGGATGCCGTTAGCTTTGTGAACAAGTTTATGGAAAGCGGCAAGCCTGTGGCAGCCATCTGCCACGGCCCCTGGACACTGATCGAAACAGGAAAGGTAAAGGGCAAGAAAATGACCAGCTACCACACCCTACAAACAGACCTGAAAAACGCAGGCGCCGAGTGGGTAGACCAGGAGGTAGTAGTGGACCAAGGCCTTGTCACCAGCCGTAACCCGGACGACATTCCGGCTTTCAACAAGAAAATGGTGGAAGAGTTCGCCGAAGGCAAGCACGACCGCTAA
- a CDS encoding DUF6992 family protein, with translation MRKYLCLLPLLLLCLTASAQSQTLVRLNEAQAGTLKTGMLVLGGWAIVNILVSSFKLTRATRNRKYFYQMNLYWNVVNLVVASVALYSILTKDSSAQSLADSLYLHGWYKKVLYLNVGLDVGYMLLGVYLKERSRYSPKTERLLGWGQAIVLQGVFLFLLDLVLAVLLENYAEPLFRLIP, from the coding sequence ATGAGAAAGTACCTTTGCCTGCTCCCCTTGCTCCTGTTATGCCTTACTGCCAGTGCCCAGTCTCAAACCCTGGTGCGGCTCAACGAGGCACAGGCAGGCACACTGAAAACAGGCATGCTTGTACTTGGCGGGTGGGCCATTGTAAACATCCTGGTCAGCAGCTTTAAGCTGACCCGTGCCACCCGCAACCGGAAATACTTTTACCAGATGAACCTGTACTGGAATGTTGTGAACCTGGTGGTGGCGAGTGTCGCCTTGTACAGCATCCTGACGAAAGACAGCAGTGCGCAAAGCCTTGCCGACAGCCTATACCTGCATGGTTGGTACAAAAAAGTGCTTTACCTGAATGTGGGGCTGGATGTGGGCTACATGCTACTGGGGGTGTACCTGAAAGAGCGTTCGCGCTACTCCCCCAAAACGGAGCGGCTGCTGGGCTGGGGGCAGGCCATTGTGCTGCAGGGGGTGTTCCTCTTTCTGCTGGACCTGGTGCTGGCCGTGCTGCTGGAGAACTATGCCGAACCGCTTTTCCGGCTCATACCATAA